One window from the genome of Microcebus murinus isolate Inina chromosome X, M.murinus_Inina_mat1.0, whole genome shotgun sequence encodes:
- the AMELX gene encoding amelogenin, X isoform, whose translation MGTWILFACLLGAAFAMPLPPHPGHPGYINFSYEVLTPLKWYQSMIRPPYPSYGYEPMGGWLHHQIIPVLSQQHPQTHTLQPHHHIPVVPAQQPVVPQQPMMPVPGQHSMTPTHHHQPNLPPPAQQPFQPQPVQPQPHQPMQPMQPMQPMQPQPPLHPMQPLPPQPHLPPLFPMQPLPPMLPDLPLEAWPATDKTKREEVVSMP comes from the exons ATGGGGACCTGGATTTTGTTTGCCTGCCTCCTGGGAGCAGCTTTCGCCATGCCC CTACCACCTCATCCTGGGCACCCTGGTTATATCAACTTCAGCTATGag GTGCTTACCCCTTTGAAGTGGTACCAGAGCATGATAAGGCCACCG TACCCTTCCTATGGTTACGAGCCCATGGGTGGATGGCTGCACCACCAAATCATCCCCGTGCTGTCCCAACAGCACCCCCAGACTCACACCCTGCAGCCTCATCACCACATCCCAGTGGTGCCAGCTCAGCAGCCCGTGGTCCCCCAGCAACCAATGATGCCCGTTCCTGGCCAACACTCCATGACTCCAACCCATCACCACCAGCCAAACCTCCCTCCGCCCGCCCAGCAGCCCTTCCAGCCCCAGCCCGTTCAGCCGCAGCCTCACCAGCCCATGCAGCCCATGCAGCCCATGCAGCCCATGCAGCCCCAGCCACCTCTGCACCCCATGCAGCCCCTGCCGCCACAGCCACATCTGCCTCCGCTGTTCCCCATGCAGCCCCTGCCGCCCATGCTTCCCGACCTGCCTCTGGAAGCTTGGCCAGCAACAGACAAGACCAAGCGGGAGGAAGTGGTGAGTATGCCTTGA